The Paraphotobacterium marinum genome segment CGAAAAATTTGGAAATAAATGATAAAGACTCTCTTTTAATTGCAGCAGCTATTGAGTCACTTCATAACGCTTCTTTAATTCATGATGATATCCAAGATGAAAGTGTAACTAGAAGAAACAAGCCTACATTATGGTTGAAACTCGACCAAAATCAAGCAATGTGTGTAGGCGACGCTCTAATTTCCGCTAGCTTTGCATTAATAGCGCAGATTGAGTCTAGTAAAGTTCATATTTTGATTCAAAAAATGAATCATCGAGTCTTACAATCAATTAAAGGACAAACAGCTGATATTCAGAACAAATCTATTGGTTCAATTGAAAATTACATGCAAATTGCTTTTGAAAAATCCGTTCCATTATTTTTGTTGTCTGCTGAACTACCTTGTCTTTATAAAAATAACTTTGATCATAAGTTTGCTTTGAAGGCATTGAAGAACTTTGCAATCTCATATCAGCTTTTTGACGATATTCAAGATCAAATTGTTGATAAACGAAAAGGTGATTTGAATATTGTTAATTTACTAAGTGATAATCTCTGTAAGCAAAATAAATATTCTGAACAAGAAAGTACTCAACTTAGTATAAAAAAAGTTCATGCAGAAATAGAACATTTATTATTTGTTTCTCAATTTTATTTAAGTTTTGTCGATAAAATTTTATCAATACCTATTTTAGAGTTAATCGATTATTTAAAAAAAGATATAAAACACAAATTATATGAATGAAATTGTTGTGGTAGGTAGTGGATTTGGTGGGATTGCAGCAGCGTTAAGGGCAAGATCACTTGGGTTTAATGTCACTATTGTTGAAAAGCTTAAGAGTCTGGGTGGAAGAGCCCAGGTTTTTAAAAAGGATGGATTTGTATTTGATGCAGGTCCTACTGTTATTACTGCCCCACAATTATTTGATGAGTTGTTTTTATTATTTGATAAAAAAAGAAGTGATTATATTGATTTAATTAGTCTTGATGTTTGGTATCAATTCATTTTTAACGACTTATCCAAGTTTAACTACGGCGGCACCTTAGAGGATATCCAAAATGAAATTTCTAAAATTTCAGCTCATGATGCCCTCAATTATAAAAATTTATTGGATGAATCAAAAAAATATTTAAAGTCGGTTTTAGTCAATTAGCACATCGTCCATTTCATTCTTTTTTTGAAATGTTTAAGCTTATACCAACCATGATTAAGTTAAAGAGTTATCGTTCTGTCTTTTCTTTGGTGTCTTCTCATATGGAACATGACAAATTAAGACAAGCTTTTTCCATTCAACCTTTACTCGTTGGTGGCAATCCATTTAACACAACAAGTATTTATTCTTTGATTCATTTTTTAGAGTTTAAAGATGGTATTCATTTTGCTCGAGGTGGTATGGGTAAACTTGTATCGGCACTAATAAAACTGATGAAGGAAGAGGGAATAAAAATTTATACAGATACAAAACTTGAAAAGATTATTTTTGAGAAAAACAAGATTAGTAGTATTCAAACTAATAAAGGTGTAATCAAATGTGATCATCTT includes the following:
- a CDS encoding polyprenyl synthetase family protein, with the protein product MMRNLASHKKKSSTLGIYDFDKLFIEHLLDNCNAAGEQVLSAIEYHFRSVGSLKRAHLCFKIAKNLEINDKDSLLIAAAIESLHNASLIHDDIQDESVTRRNKPTLWLKLDQNQAMCVGDALISASFALIAQIESSKVHILIQKMNHRVLQSIKGQTADIQNKSIGSIENYMQIAFEKSVPLFLLSAELPCLYKNNFDHKFALKALKNFAISYQLFDDIQDQIVDKRKGDLNIVNLLSDNLCKQNKYSEQESTQLSIKKVHAEIEHLLFVSQFYLSFVDKILSIPILELIDYLKKDIKHKLYE
- a CDS encoding phytoene desaturase family protein, which encodes MNEIVVVGSGFGGIAAALRARSLGFNVTIVEKLKSLGGRAQVFKKDGFVFDAGPTVITAPQLFDELFLLFDKKRSDYIDLISLDVWYQFIFNDLSKFNYGGTLEDIQNEISKISAHDALNYKNLLDESKKYLKSVLVN